Proteins encoded together in one Spodoptera frugiperda isolate SF20-4 chromosome 15, AGI-APGP_CSIRO_Sfru_2.0, whole genome shotgun sequence window:
- the LOC118278515 gene encoding eukaryotic translation initiation factor 3 subunit E — protein MSYSKFDLTFKIGQYLDRHLVFPLLEFLAAKETYDQSELLQAKLEILSKTNMIDYVIDIRKMLYPDEDTPEEIKARRGVVLSQLQELQDAVEPVLRLMQRDDVMKTVETMRDPKTLINHLTTNKEFEFKIEMIDSMYRLAKYRYECGNYVESASYLYFCQLVMCPTDKNYLSVLWGKLASEILVQNWDGALDDLTKLREFIDNGGAGATANNMQALQQRTWLVHWSLFVFFNHVKGRDLIIEMFLYKPLYLNAIQTMCPHILRYLATAVIINRSRRNALKDLVKVIQQEAYTYRDPITEFIEHLYVNFDFEAARRKLNQCQAVLLTDFFLIACLEEFVENARLMIFETFCRIHQVISIGMLAENLNMQPDEAECWIVNLIRNARLDAKIDSKLGHVVMGAQPLSPYQQLVERIDSLAVRSEALTSLVERKQKARNQDIRWGAQEF, from the exons ATGAGTTATTCCAAATTCGACTTGACCTTTAAAATAGGTCAATACCTTGATCGGCATTTGGTATTTCCGTTGCTTGAGTTTTTAGCTGCTAAAGAG ACTTATGATCAGTCGGAGCTCTTGCAGGCTAAGTTGGAAATTCTTAGCAAAACTAACATGATTGATTATGTTATTGACATTAGAAAAATGTTATACCCTGATGAGGATACCCCTGAG GAAATTAAAGCAAGAAGAGGGGTAGTCCTTTCCCAGCTTCAAGAACTCCAAGATGCTGTGGAACCAGTGTTGAGACTCATGCAGAGAGATGATGTCATGAAAACAGTGGAAACTATGAGGGACCCTAAAACTCTCATTAATCATCTTACTACCAACAAAGAGTTTGAG TTCAAGATTGAGATGATTGATAGCATGTATCGGCTAGCCAAGTATCGCTATGAGTGTGGTAACTATGTGGAGTCAGCTTCATACCTTTATTTCTGCCAACTGGTCATGTGCCCAACAGACAAG aatTATCTATCTGTGTTATGGGGTAAGTTGGCAAGTGAGATTTTGGTACAAAACTGGGATGGGGCTTTGGACGATCTAACGAAATTGAGGGAGTTTATTGACAATGGTGGCGCTGGCGCGACTGCTAATAATATGCAAGCCCTTCAGCAGCGTACTTGGCTTGTACACTGGTCTCTTTTCGTATTTTTCAACCATGTTAAGGGCCGTGACCtcataattgaaatgtttttgtacaaGCCTTT GTACTTGAATGCTATTCAAACTATGTGCCCTCATATCCTCCGTTATTTGGCTACTGCTGTAATTATAAATCGGTCCAGAAGGAATGCTCTGAAGGATCTGGTCAAAGTCATCCAGCAAGAAGCTTATACTTACAG ggACCCCATCACAGAGTTTATAGAGCATCTGTATgtaaactttgactttgaagcaGCTCGCAGGAAACTTAATCAGTGTCAAGCAGTACTCTTGACGGACTTCTTTTTGATTGCCTGTTTGGAGGAGTTTGTTGAAAACGCCCGACTTATGATTTTCGAGACATTCTGCCGTATTCACCAAGTTATCAGTATTGg AATGTTAGCGGAGAACTTGAACATGCAGCCTGATGAGGCTGAATGTTGGATTGTGAACTTAATCCGTAATGCCCGCCTTGACGCCAAGATTGACTCCAAGTTGGGTCATGTCGTGATGGGTGCGCAACCCTTGTCTCCGTACCAACAACTCGTAGAAAGGATCGACTCTTTGGCTGTTCGATCTGAAGCTCTTACTTCATTAGTGGAACGCAAACAAAAAGCGCGCAATCAAGAT ATTCGTTGGGGAGCTCAAGAATTTTAA
- the LOC118278504 gene encoding zinc finger protein 347, with product MSASSKLIIQKFEASGGNVKSLHITFEYEDNSSNIKYSEWLDGKLQEKKKDTDKSSRLVVKIVSGKETDKFNLDESAKEVDLPETYINNYFSDTSTQYKPELTHNLSEKAQSLDCYHEDESRDTLIANPSTFPSNTHFENELPLQLYLKNKYKLSNPENYLSPLEHSLEKVKENNARIMENIHMLNRTLNYTKKKEILDIVYPKSIRPFPCSTCGKCFVYETGLRRHYSMRHAMTEVQPRWQVVWTCIQCFQVWPRQDQALKHSSECCKSNNTDCVREIKTSSLLQCEFCEKVFTSIPRLLRHSKIHTTANNYECNACGMAFVSYKTAEQHWLICPWLNMYYSFSLPKLLLCNACDRKFRNYEQLYNHRYKVGHFMTKTHCNQDNSKSLGILVYQCEICGQWYASIAPLKAHKNQYHPKHDAGIPGRVDKAITENANYYVSNENDVCQSK from the exons ATGTCAGcttcatcaaaattaataattcagaAATTTGAAGCATCTGGTGGTAATGTTAAATCTTTACATATTACATTTGAATACGAAGATAATTCGTCGAATATAAAATACAGTGAGTGGTTGGATGGTAAATTACAAGAGAAAAAGAAAGATACCGACAAGTCGTCACGCTTAGTAGTGAAAATCGTTTCAGGAAAAGAGActgataaatttaatttagatgAAAGTGCCAAAGAAGTTGATTTGCCAGaaacatacataaacaattatttttctgATACTTCGACACAATACAAACCTGAACTAACACATAACTTAAGTGAAAAAGCTCAAAGCTTAGATTGTTACCATGAAGATGAATCAAGAGACACATTAATAGCTAATCCATCAACATTTCCAAGTAATACACATTTCGAAAATGAGTTAccattacaattatatttaaagaataaatacaaattaagtaATCCAGAAAATTATTTGAGTCCTTTAGAACATAGTCTTGAAAAAGtgaaagagaataatgcacgcATTATGGAAAATATTCACATGCTCAACAGAACCCTAAACTATACTAAGAAGAAAGAAATACTTGACATTGTTTACCCAAAATCTATAAGACCATTTCCTTGTAGCACCTGTggcaaatgttttgtttatgaaaCTGGTTTGAGAAGACATTACTCAATGAGACATGCAATGACAGAGGTGCAACCACGTTGGCAAGTGGTGTGGACCTGCATTCAGTGCTTTCAAGTCTGGCCTCGCCAAGATCAAGCTTTAAAACATTCTAGTGAATGTTGTAAATCAAATAATACTGATTGTGTTCGAGAGATCAAAACCTCTTCATTGCTGCAATGTGAATTTTGTGAAAAAGTTTTTACAAGCATTCCTAGACTACTTCGGCACTCTAAAATTCATACAACTGCTAACAATTATGAGTGCAATGCTTGTGGAATGGCATTTGTGTCATATAAAACAGCTGAACAACATTGGTTGATATGTCCAtggttaaatatgtattacagtTTTTCACTGCCAAAACTATTGCTTTGTAATGCATGTGATCGTAAATTCAGGAATTATGAACAATTGTACAATCACAG ATATAAAGTGGGTCACTTCATGACTAAAACACATTGTAATCAAGACAACAGTAAATCTTTGGGAATATTGGTTTATCAGTGTGAAATCTGTGGGCAGTGGTATGCCTCCATAGCTCCACTGAAAGCACACAAGAATCAATACCATCCCAAACATGATGCAGGGATACCAGGCAGAGTG gATAAGGCAATTACAGAAAATGCCAACTATTATGTTTCAAATGAAAATGATGTATGTCAATCAAAATGA
- the LOC126910592 gene encoding uncharacterized protein LOC126910592 encodes MTRSSKGNLNVVEELYNQIPAFTDVFSEDTFYIFVVFFVLSTIMVAFILSRFITIKPVE; translated from the coding sequence ATGACTAGGTCAAGTAAAGGGAACCTCAATGTAGTTGAAGAGTTATACAATCAGATACCAGCATTCACCGATGTCTTCTCAGAAGacacattttacatttttgttgtatTCTTTGTTTTATCAACAATAATGGTTGCCTTTATTTTGTCCAGGTTCATTACTATCAAACCCGTAGAATAG
- the LOC118278556 gene encoding 39S ribosomal protein L53, mitochondrial: MSIPYSGTLRRSGGVVSAIGKQLRGVNLKAAKRITVKFDPFSDNVTHTRNFLHYISSQKIGLTNPNCTLKTEIVCDRSEPTVNISLAPSIAETAKVKDITIKSGNLTCLEILQLLNKHISSLAPVEQPAATIQTKTEKKKIKKK; the protein is encoded by the exons ATGTCTATCCCGTACAGCGGTACGTTAAGAAGATCTGGAGGAGTAGTTTCTGCTATAGGAAAACAGCTAAGGGGAGTGAATTTAAAAGCTGCCAAGAGAATTACTGTTAAATTTGATCCATTTAGTGATAATGTAACTCATACAAG gaATTTCCTGCACTACATAAGTTCACAGAAAATAGGTCTAACTAATCCTAACTGCACTTTGAAGACGGAAATTGTTTGTGACCGCAGTGAGCCTACTGTTAATATATCTCTAGCACCTTCTATTGCAG aaactGCCAAAGTTAaagatataacaataaaaagtgGGAATCTCACTTGTTTAGAAATTCTGCAGTTATTGAATAAACATATCTCGTCATTAGCACCTGTAGAACAGCCAGCTGCTACAATCCAAACAAAAACAGAAAAGAAGAAGATTAAGAAGAAGTAA
- the LOC118278456 gene encoding protein argonaute-2 isoform X1: MYPVGQAPAGDTNAGAVSVAGAVTAAASTTGAAPGVPSTAPATGATAPGAAGGAGAMSLVSPAAPLADLPTLTCPRRPNLGHEGRPIMLRANHFQISMPRGFVHHYDVNIQPDKCPRKVNREIVETMVHCYNKIFGALKPVFDGRNNLYTRDPLPIGNDKVELEVILPGEGKDRVFRVSIKWVAQVSLFALEEALEGRTRQIPYDAILALDVVMRHLPSMMYTPVGRSFFSSPEGYYHPLGGGREVWFGFHQSVRPSQWKMMLNIDVSATAFYKAQPVIEFMCEVLDIRDINDQRKPLTDSQRVKFTKEIKGLKIEITHCGTMKRKYRVCNVTRRPSQMQSFPLQLENGQTVECTVAKYFLDKYKMKLRYPHLPCLQVGQEHKHTYLPLEVCNIVPGQRCIKKLTDMQTSTMIKATARSAPDREREINNLVRRANFNTDLYVKEFGLTISNNMMEVRGRVLPPPKLQYGGRVSSLGGQQALPNQGVWDMRGKQFFMGVEIRVWAIACFAPQRTVREDALKNFTQQLQKISNDAGMPIIGQPCFCKYATGPDQVEPMFKYLKSTFVQLQLVVVVLPGKTPVYAEVKRVGDTVLGMATQCVQAKNVNKTSPQTLSNLCLKINVKLGGINSILVPSLRPKVFNEPVIFLGVDVTHPPAGDNKKPSIAAVVGSMDAHPSRYAATVRVQQHSEGKCASCTDSPLGFYKQEIVHEMSSMVQELLIMFYKSTGGFKPHRIIMYRDGISEGQFLHVLQHELTAVREACIKLEAEYKPGITFIVVQKRHHTRLFCADKKEQSGKSGNIPAGTTVDLGITHPTEFDFYLCSHQGIQGTSRPSHYHVLWDDNHFGSDELQCLTYQLCHTYVRCTRSVSIPAPAYYAHLVAFRARYHLVEKEHDSGEGSHQSACSEDRTPIAMARAITVHAVTKKVMYFA; encoded by the exons ATGTACCCCGTTGGTCAAG CTCCAGCGGGGGACACGAATGCTGGTGCAGTGAGTGTAGCGGGGGCAGTGACCGCGGCTGCGAGCACGACTGGTGCTGCGCCCGGAGTCCCCAGCACTGCCCCCGCCACCGGAGCAACCGCTCCTGGTGCTGCTGGGGGTGCTGGCGCCATGAGCCTCGTGTCACCTGCTGCACCGCTAGCGGATTTACCAACACTCACATGCCCGCGCCGCCCCAACCTCGGCCATGAAGGAAGACCCATAATGCTGCGAGCTAATCATTTCCAAATATCAATGCCAAGAGGATTTGTTCATCATTATGATGTAAACATACAGCCAGATAAATGTCCTAGAAAG gtgAATAGAGAAATTGTTGAAACCATGGTTcattgttacaataaaatatttggcgCACTAAAACCTGTATTTGATGGTAGAAATAATTTGTATACAAGAGATCCTTTACCGATTGGTAATGATAAGGTTGAATTGGAGGTTATATTACCTGGAGAGGGTAAGGACCGAGTGTTTCGTGTCAGCATCAAATGGGTTGCACAG GTCTCATTGTTTGCTTTAGAAGAGGCTCTTGAAGGTAGAACCAGGCAGATACCATATGATGCCATCTTAGCTTTAGATGTTGTGATGAGGCATCTTCCTTCCATGATGTACACCCCTGTGGGACGTTCATTTTTCTCTTCACCTGAAGGGTACTACCACCCCCTTGGTGGTGGCAGAGAAGTTtggtttggtttccaccaatctgTAAGACCCAGCCAATGGAAAATGATGCTTAATATTGATG TTTCTGCAACTGCCTTTTATAAAGCGCAGCCAGTCATAGAGTTTATGTGTGAAGTCCTTGACATACGAGACATTAATGATCAAAGAAAGCCACTGACGGACTCACAGAGAGTTAaatttacaaaagaaatcaAAGGTCTCAAAATTGAAATCACTCACTGTGGCACCATGAAGAGGAAATACAGAGTATGTAATGTGACCCGACGCCCCTCACAGATGCAATC GTTTCCTCTTCAGTTAGAAAATGGACAAACAGTAGAATGTACTGTAGCAAAATATTTCTTGGATAAGTATAAGATGAAGTTGAGGTATCCTCATCTGCCGTGTCTACAAGTAGGTCAAgagcataaacatacatacctaccaCTGGAGGTCTGCAATATAGTGCCTGGACAGAGATGTATTAAAAAGCTAACTGACATGCAAACATCTACTATGATCAAAGCTACAGCGCGCTCCGCTCCCGACAG GGAAAGAGAAATCAATAATCTGGTGCGACGGGCGAATTTCAACACTGACTTGTATGTGAAGGAATTTGGTTTGACGATCTCAAACAATATGATGGAGGTTCGCGGCCGAGTATTGCCACCACCCAAGCTACAGTATGGCGGCCGCGTTTCCTCGCTAGGCGGGCAG caAGCTTTACCAAATCAAGGAGTATGGGACATGAGAGGCAAACAGTTCTTTATGGGTGTTGAGATACGGGTGTGGGCAATTGCTTGCTTTGCACCACAGAGAACTGTTAGAGAAGACGCTTTGAA GAACTTCACACAGCAGCTACAGAAGATATCGAATGACGCCGGAATGCCGATCATTGGGCAGCCATGCTTCTGCAAGTACGCGACGGGGCCTGACCAAGTGGAGCCCATGTTCAAGTACCTCAAGAGCACATTCGTACAGTTGCAGCTTGTCGTTGTTGTATTGCCAGGGAAGACACCTGTCTATG CTGAAGTGAAACGTGTGGGAGATACCGTACTAGGAATGGCGACACAGTGTGTTCAAGCAAAGAACGTGAACAAAACTTCGCCACAGACCCTGAGCAATTTGTGCTTGAAGATAAACGTCAAACTTGGCGGCATTAACTCTATCCTGGTGCCATCACTTCGTCCTAAG GTGTTCAACGAGCCGGTGATATTCCTGGGCGTGGACGTGACGCACCCGCCGGCGGGCGACAACAAGAAGCCGTCCATCGCCGCCGTGGTCGGCTCCATGGACGCGCACCCCTCGCGGTACGCCGCCACCGTGCGCGTGCAACAACACAG CGAGGGCAAGTGTGCAAGTTGCACCGACTCACCGTTAGGGTTCTATAA ACAAGAGATAGTGCACGAGATGAGCAGCATGGTGCAGGAGCTACTCATCATGTTCTACAAGAGCACCGGCGGGTTCAAGCCGCATCGTATCATTATGTACCGGGACGGCATCTCCGAGGGACAGTTCCTACATGTCTTGCAACACGAACTCACTGCTGTCCGAGAAGCTTGTATCAAG TTGGAGGCGGAGTATAAGCCGGGAATCACGTTTATTGTGGTGCAAAAGCGGCATCACACGCGACTATTCTGTGCTGACAAAAAGGAGCAGTCGGGAAAGTCTGGAAATATCCCCGCAGGCACTACTGTCGACCTCGGCATCACGCATCCGACCGAGTTCGATTTCTATCTATGCAGTCATCAAGGAATTCAA GGCACGTCGCGTCCGTCGCACTACCACGTGCTGTGGGACGACAACCACTTCGGGTCGGACGAGCTGCAGTGCCTGACGTACCAGCTGTGCCACACGTACGTGCGCTGCACGCGCTCCGTGTCCATCCCGGCGCCCGCGTACTACGCGCACCTGGTGGCGTTCCGCGCGCGCTACCACCTGGTGGAGAAGGAGCACGACTCGGGCGAGGGCAGCCACCAGTCGGCCTGCAGCGAGGACCGCACGCCCATCGCCATGGCGCGCGCCATCACCGTGCACGCCGTCACCAAGAAGGTCATGTACTTCGCCTAA
- the LOC118278456 gene encoding protein argonaute-2 isoform X2: MYPVGQAPAGDTNAGAVSVAGAVTAAASTTGAAPGVPSTAPATGATAPGAAGGAGAMSLVSPAAPLADLPTLTCPRRPNLGHEGRPIMLRANHFQISMPRGFVHHYDVNIQPDKCPRKVNREIVETMVHCYNKIFGALKPVFDGRNNLYTRDPLPIGNDKVELEVILPGEGKDRVFRVSIKWVAQVSLFALEEALEGRTRQIPYDAILALDVVMRHLPSMMYTPVGRSFFSSPEGYYHPLGGGREVWFGFHQSVRPSQWKMMLNIDVSATAFYKAQPVIEFMCEVLDIRDINDQRKPLTDSQRVKFTKEIKGLKIEITHCGTMKRKYRVCNVTRRPSQMQSFPLQLENGQTVECTVAKYFLDKYKMKLRYPHLPCLQVGQEHKHTYLPLEVCNIVPGQRCIKKLTDMQTSTMIKATARSAPDREREINNLVRRANFNTDLYVKEFGLTISNNMMEVRGRVLPPPKLQYGGRVSSLGGQQALPNQGVWDMRGKQFFMGVEIRVWAIACFAPQRTVREDALKNFTQQLQKISNDAGMPIIGQPCFCKYATGPDQVEPMFKYLKSTFVQLQLVVVVLPGKTPVYAEVKRVGDTVLGMATQCVQAKNVNKTSPQTLSNLCLKINVKLGGINSILVPSLRPKVFNEPVIFLGVDVTHPPAGDNKKPSIAAVVGSMDAHPSRYAATVRVQQHRQEIVHEMSSMVQELLIMFYKSTGGFKPHRIIMYRDGISEGQFLHVLQHELTAVREACIKLEAEYKPGITFIVVQKRHHTRLFCADKKEQSGKSGNIPAGTTVDLGITHPTEFDFYLCSHQGIQGTSRPSHYHVLWDDNHFGSDELQCLTYQLCHTYVRCTRSVSIPAPAYYAHLVAFRARYHLVEKEHDSGEGSHQSACSEDRTPIAMARAITVHAVTKKVMYFA; encoded by the exons ATGTACCCCGTTGGTCAAG CTCCAGCGGGGGACACGAATGCTGGTGCAGTGAGTGTAGCGGGGGCAGTGACCGCGGCTGCGAGCACGACTGGTGCTGCGCCCGGAGTCCCCAGCACTGCCCCCGCCACCGGAGCAACCGCTCCTGGTGCTGCTGGGGGTGCTGGCGCCATGAGCCTCGTGTCACCTGCTGCACCGCTAGCGGATTTACCAACACTCACATGCCCGCGCCGCCCCAACCTCGGCCATGAAGGAAGACCCATAATGCTGCGAGCTAATCATTTCCAAATATCAATGCCAAGAGGATTTGTTCATCATTATGATGTAAACATACAGCCAGATAAATGTCCTAGAAAG gtgAATAGAGAAATTGTTGAAACCATGGTTcattgttacaataaaatatttggcgCACTAAAACCTGTATTTGATGGTAGAAATAATTTGTATACAAGAGATCCTTTACCGATTGGTAATGATAAGGTTGAATTGGAGGTTATATTACCTGGAGAGGGTAAGGACCGAGTGTTTCGTGTCAGCATCAAATGGGTTGCACAG GTCTCATTGTTTGCTTTAGAAGAGGCTCTTGAAGGTAGAACCAGGCAGATACCATATGATGCCATCTTAGCTTTAGATGTTGTGATGAGGCATCTTCCTTCCATGATGTACACCCCTGTGGGACGTTCATTTTTCTCTTCACCTGAAGGGTACTACCACCCCCTTGGTGGTGGCAGAGAAGTTtggtttggtttccaccaatctgTAAGACCCAGCCAATGGAAAATGATGCTTAATATTGATG TTTCTGCAACTGCCTTTTATAAAGCGCAGCCAGTCATAGAGTTTATGTGTGAAGTCCTTGACATACGAGACATTAATGATCAAAGAAAGCCACTGACGGACTCACAGAGAGTTAaatttacaaaagaaatcaAAGGTCTCAAAATTGAAATCACTCACTGTGGCACCATGAAGAGGAAATACAGAGTATGTAATGTGACCCGACGCCCCTCACAGATGCAATC GTTTCCTCTTCAGTTAGAAAATGGACAAACAGTAGAATGTACTGTAGCAAAATATTTCTTGGATAAGTATAAGATGAAGTTGAGGTATCCTCATCTGCCGTGTCTACAAGTAGGTCAAgagcataaacatacatacctaccaCTGGAGGTCTGCAATATAGTGCCTGGACAGAGATGTATTAAAAAGCTAACTGACATGCAAACATCTACTATGATCAAAGCTACAGCGCGCTCCGCTCCCGACAG GGAAAGAGAAATCAATAATCTGGTGCGACGGGCGAATTTCAACACTGACTTGTATGTGAAGGAATTTGGTTTGACGATCTCAAACAATATGATGGAGGTTCGCGGCCGAGTATTGCCACCACCCAAGCTACAGTATGGCGGCCGCGTTTCCTCGCTAGGCGGGCAG caAGCTTTACCAAATCAAGGAGTATGGGACATGAGAGGCAAACAGTTCTTTATGGGTGTTGAGATACGGGTGTGGGCAATTGCTTGCTTTGCACCACAGAGAACTGTTAGAGAAGACGCTTTGAA GAACTTCACACAGCAGCTACAGAAGATATCGAATGACGCCGGAATGCCGATCATTGGGCAGCCATGCTTCTGCAAGTACGCGACGGGGCCTGACCAAGTGGAGCCCATGTTCAAGTACCTCAAGAGCACATTCGTACAGTTGCAGCTTGTCGTTGTTGTATTGCCAGGGAAGACACCTGTCTATG CTGAAGTGAAACGTGTGGGAGATACCGTACTAGGAATGGCGACACAGTGTGTTCAAGCAAAGAACGTGAACAAAACTTCGCCACAGACCCTGAGCAATTTGTGCTTGAAGATAAACGTCAAACTTGGCGGCATTAACTCTATCCTGGTGCCATCACTTCGTCCTAAG GTGTTCAACGAGCCGGTGATATTCCTGGGCGTGGACGTGACGCACCCGCCGGCGGGCGACAACAAGAAGCCGTCCATCGCCGCCGTGGTCGGCTCCATGGACGCGCACCCCTCGCGGTACGCCGCCACCGTGCGCGTGCAACAACACAG ACAAGAGATAGTGCACGAGATGAGCAGCATGGTGCAGGAGCTACTCATCATGTTCTACAAGAGCACCGGCGGGTTCAAGCCGCATCGTATCATTATGTACCGGGACGGCATCTCCGAGGGACAGTTCCTACATGTCTTGCAACACGAACTCACTGCTGTCCGAGAAGCTTGTATCAAG TTGGAGGCGGAGTATAAGCCGGGAATCACGTTTATTGTGGTGCAAAAGCGGCATCACACGCGACTATTCTGTGCTGACAAAAAGGAGCAGTCGGGAAAGTCTGGAAATATCCCCGCAGGCACTACTGTCGACCTCGGCATCACGCATCCGACCGAGTTCGATTTCTATCTATGCAGTCATCAAGGAATTCAA GGCACGTCGCGTCCGTCGCACTACCACGTGCTGTGGGACGACAACCACTTCGGGTCGGACGAGCTGCAGTGCCTGACGTACCAGCTGTGCCACACGTACGTGCGCTGCACGCGCTCCGTGTCCATCCCGGCGCCCGCGTACTACGCGCACCTGGTGGCGTTCCGCGCGCGCTACCACCTGGTGGAGAAGGAGCACGACTCGGGCGAGGGCAGCCACCAGTCGGCCTGCAGCGAGGACCGCACGCCCATCGCCATGGCGCGCGCCATCACCGTGCACGCCGTCACCAAGAAGGTCATGTACTTCGCCTAA